The following are encoded in a window of Brachyhypopomus gauderio isolate BG-103 chromosome 18, BGAUD_0.2, whole genome shotgun sequence genomic DNA:
- the LOC143482210 gene encoding NLR family CARD domain-containing protein 3-like, which translates to MEASTPVQTNITDQTNITAQTGGNVCAPQIHGSHFHGNCEVTMNVTYVQSSSNTSPVQTGGSSETPALSEGIFYEKSKLHKSKLKNKYNKINEGISDHGSSILLNEIYTELYITEGGSGEVNNEHEVRQIETASRRPATQETPIKCNDLFKDKHIRRVLTKGVAGIGKTVSVQKFILDWAEGRANQDVLFIFPLPFRELNLIKEKKFSLMDLLHHFFPETKQLKHIDSDVYKVVFIFDGLDEYRLPLDFHNNESLSDITELTSVDVLLTNLIKGDLLPSALLWITSRPAATNQIPPEFFNLVTEVRGFSGPQKEEYFRKRISDQILAKRIISHMKSSRSLYIMCHIPVFCWIAATVLETMGEAESGEIPKTLTQMFTHFLIFHIKHKDRKYHGRTDIDFGRARNIVLALGKLAFQQLEKGNLIFYEEELRECGIDVKEVSVYSGVCTQIFRKESVLHLGKVFSFVHLSVQEFLAALYAFLSFICNNTNVLEQKKKTLFKRSTMSDFLKNTVNKALQSENGHLDLFLRFLLGLSLESNQTLLRGLLTQTGSSSHSKEEIVKYIKEKIRENPSPEKSINMFHCLNELNDHSLVQEVQTYLKRGDYCLHEVSLSPAQWSALVFVLLNSEEELDEFVLYKYDPSEECLLRLMPVLTASRKAK; encoded by the exons ATGGAGGCCTCCACTCCAGTCCAGACCAACATCACAGATCAGACCAACATCACAGCTCAGACTGGAGGGAACGTCTGTGCTCCTCAGATCCATGGGAGTCACTTTCATGGAAACTGTGAAGTGACAATGAATGTTACTTATG TTCAGTCCAGTTCCAACACCAGCCCAGTTCAGACTGGAGGTTCTTCAGAGACTCCTGCACTCAGTGAAG GAATTTTCTATGAAAAATCCAAACTCCACAAATCCAAGCTGaagaacaaatacaataaaatTAATGAAGGAATCTCAGATCATGGAAGCTCAATCcttctgaatgagatctacacagagctctacatcacagagggagggagtggagaggtcaataatgaacatgaggtgagacagattgagacagcatccaggagaccagcaacacaggagacacccatcaaatgtaatgacctctttaaagacaaacacatcagaagagtgctgactaaaggagttgctggaattgggaaaacagtctctgtgcagaagttcattctagactgggctgaaggaagagccaatcaggacgtcctcttcatatttccacttccttttagggagctgaatttgatCAAGGAGAAGAAGTTCAGTTTGATGGATCTACTTCATCACTTTTTCCCAGAAACAAAACAATTAAAACATATCGACAGTGATGTTTACAAAGTAGTTTTCATCTTTGATGGTCTAGATGAGTATCGGCTTCCTCTAGATTTTCACAACAATGAGAGCTTATCCGACATAACGGAGTTAacctcagtggatgtgctgctgacaaacctcatcaaggggGATCTGCTtccttctgctctcctctggataacatctcgaccagcagcaaccaatcagatccctcctgagtTTTTTAACCTGGTAACAGAGGTACGAGGGTTCAGTGGCCCTCAGAAAGAAgagtacttcaggaagagaatcagtgaTCAGATCTTGGCCAaaagaatcatctcacacatgaagtcatcaagaagcctctacatcatgtgccacattccagtcttctgttggattgcagccactgttctagagacaatgggtgaagcagagagtggagagatccccaagactctgactcagatgttcacacacttcctgatctttcacatcaaacacaaggacAGAAAGTACCATGGCAGGACTGACATTGATTTTGGCAGAGCTAGAAATATTGTTctggcactgggaaaactggctttccaacagTTGGAAAAgggcaacctgatcttctatgaggaAGAACTGAGAGAGTGTGGCATTGATGTCAAAGAAGTGTCAGTGTACTCGGGAGTGTGTACCCAGATCTTCAGAAAGGAGTCTGTGCTGCACCTGgggaaggtgttcagctttgtacatctgagtgttcaggagtttctggctgctttatatgcatttctctccttcatatgcaacaacacaaatgtgcttgaacagaaaaagaaaacgcTCTTCAAAAGATCAACAATGTCTGATTTTCTTAAGAACACAGTGAACAAGGCCTTACAGAGTGagaatggacacctggaccttttcctccgcttccttctgggtctctcactggagtccaatcaaACTCTCTTACGAGGTCTACTGACTCAAACAGGAAGCAGCTCACACAGCAAAGAGGAAATAGTCAAGTACATCAAGGAGAAGATCAGGGAGAATCCCTCTCCAGAGAAATCCATCAATATGTTCCACTGTCTaaatgaactgaatgatcattctctaGTGCAGGAAGTCCAAACATACCTGAAGAGAGGTGACTATTGTCTCCATGAAGtcagtctctctcctgctcagtggtcagctctggtgtttgtgttgctgaactcAGAAGAGGAGCTGGATGAGTTTGTCCTGTATAAATATGACCCATCAGAGGAATGTTTACTGAGACTAATGCCAGTGCTCACAGCATCCAGAAAAGCTAAGTGA
- the LOC143482214 gene encoding ribonuclease inhibitor-like has translation MSFSSSLYSLSSSITEEGCAALCSALRSNPSSHLRELNLNYNEPGDADVKQLSALLESPNCTLEKLYLSHCSITEEGCAALCSALRSNPSSRLRELKLSYNEPGDSGVKQLSALLEDPHCTLEKLYLSRCSIPEEGCAALCSALRSNPSSHLRELKLKYNEPGESGVKQLSALLEDPHCTLEILDLSYCSITEDDCAALCSALRSNPSSRLRELKLKCNEPGDSGVKQISALLEDPHCTLEKLHLSNCSILEEGCAALCSALRSNPSSHLRELNLNTNIPGNSGVKELSALLEDPHCTLEKLDMSRCRITVEGCTALCSALRSNSSSHLRELNLYYNKPGDSGEKQLSALLEDPYSTLEILYLTTTEPSGISYIKKMTKHTHT, from the exons AtgagtttttcttcttctctctacagtctgtctagcagtattacagaggaaggctgtgctgctctgtgttcagctctgaggtcaaacccttcatcacacctgagagagctgaatctgaactacaatgaaccaggagatgcagacgtgaagcagctctctgctctactggagagTCCaaactgtacactggagaaactata CCTGTCtcactgcagtattacagaggaaggctgtgctgctctgtgttcagctctgaggtcaaacccctcatcacgcctgagagagctgaaactgagctacaatgaaccaggagactcaggagtgaagcagctctctgctctactggaggatccacactgtacactagaGAAGCTATA TCTGTCTAGGTGCAGTAttccagaggaaggctgtgctgctctgtgttcagctctgaggtccaacccctcatcacacctgagagagctgaaactGAAATACAATGAACCAGGAGAATCAGGAGTAaaacagctctctgctctactggaggatccacactgtacactggagatactaga tctgtcttactgcagtattacagaggatgactgtgctgctctgtgttcagctctgagatcaaacccctcatcacgcctgagagagctgaaactgaaatgcaatgaaccaggagactcaggagtgaagcagatctctgctctactggaagaTCCACattgtacactggagaaactaca tctgtctaactgcagtattctagaggaaggctgtgctgctctgtgttcagctctgaggtcaaacccctcatcacacctgagagagctgaatctgaataCCAATATACCAGGAAACTCAGGAGTGAAggagctctctgctctactggaggatccacactgtacactggagaaactaga tatGTCTAGGTGCAGAATTACAGTGGAAGGCTgtactgctctgtgttcagctctgaggtcaaactcctcatcacacctgagagagttGAATCTGTactacaataaaccaggagactcaggggagaagcagctctctgctctactggaggatccgtACAGCACACTGGAGATACTA TATCTGACGACTACAGAGCCGAGCGGAATCTCATATATAAAGAAGatgaccaaacacacacacacatga